The Halalkalibacter krulwichiae genome has a segment encoding these proteins:
- a CDS encoding Bug family tripartite tricarboxylate transporter substrate binding protein, translating to MIFKRKQFFLVILLAVTFVLSACTSNESGGRDSDVFYQGQNIEMLVPFGAGGGTDVFARFLAPYISEHIEGNPTVQPLNVPGGGSITGTNEFYRSKEANGFNILATSGSTHTPYLLKESAVQYDLAKLTPIIGFASGGVVYTTPELKENLQNEQLVYAGISATGLDLLSLLAFEVLELDVQSVLGYEGRGPSRVAFEQGESTIDYQTSSAYLTNVEPLVDEGMAAPLFSFGQLSNGEIVRDPVFPELPSIKEYYEELYGKEPSGPAWESYKTFVGSAFTLQKMIFTHEDAPQEAIDALVTGFTNLMDDESFFIDGEEVLGGYEPYLGEELDSVFEDSFVNVSEENIDWVINFLKENYGVTIE from the coding sequence ATGATATTTAAAAGAAAACAATTTTTCTTAGTAATTTTGTTAGCGGTTACATTTGTATTATCAGCTTGTACATCAAATGAGTCTGGAGGTAGAGATAGTGATGTTTTCTATCAGGGACAGAATATTGAAATGTTAGTGCCGTTTGGTGCTGGCGGAGGGACGGATGTATTCGCGAGATTTTTAGCACCCTATATAAGCGAACATATTGAAGGGAATCCAACTGTGCAACCTCTAAATGTCCCGGGCGGTGGAAGTATAACAGGTACGAATGAATTTTACAGATCAAAAGAAGCTAATGGGTTTAACATCCTAGCTACAAGTGGATCGACACACACGCCTTATTTATTAAAAGAAAGTGCCGTTCAATACGACTTAGCAAAATTAACACCAATAATAGGATTTGCTTCTGGAGGGGTCGTTTATACAACTCCAGAACTGAAAGAGAATTTACAGAATGAACAACTTGTTTATGCGGGAATTAGTGCAACGGGCCTTGACTTATTATCACTTTTGGCTTTTGAAGTACTAGAGTTAGACGTTCAGTCTGTATTGGGGTATGAGGGGCGTGGCCCTTCTCGAGTAGCGTTTGAGCAAGGAGAATCAACGATCGATTACCAAACTTCTTCTGCATACCTTACAAATGTTGAACCATTGGTAGATGAAGGGATGGCAGCACCATTATTTTCTTTTGGCCAACTAAGTAATGGGGAGATTGTTCGTGATCCAGTATTCCCTGAACTACCGAGTATTAAAGAATATTATGAAGAATTATATGGGAAAGAGCCGTCAGGTCCTGCTTGGGAATCATATAAAACATTCGTTGGATCTGCTTTTACTCTTCAGAAGATGATTTTTACACATGAGGATGCACCTCAAGAAGCGATTGATGCACTAGTTACGGGTTTTACAAACCTAATGGATGATGAATCATTTTTCATAGATGGTGAGGAAGTATTGGGTGGATATGAACCATACCTTGGTGAGGAATTAGATAGCGTCTTTGAAGATAGTTTTGTAAATGTTTCAGAAGAAAATATTGATTGGGTTATCAATTTCCTTAAAGAAAATTATGGTGTGACGATTGAGTAA